Below is a window of Candidozyma auris chromosome 3, complete sequence DNA.
CATTATTTAACCCTATATTCATGTGCTGTGTAGACTCCTCTTATCTATAGTTTACTCgttgattttcttgccaAAGTACACCCACTGATCATCCAAGGGTTTCTCTTCCAATTCTTCCCACGCCTTTAAGCTCGACAAATCCTTAGCCAAGGCCAACTCGTCGTTGGCCTGCACTACAATCTCCTCAATTAAGCCACCACCAATCTTGTTTTCGATCACCTCTTTAATCTCGTTCTCCTCCACAATCTTTAACCTGCTCTTGGTCATAGCTTCAACAGACTGTCTGTAAACAGAGTGTTCTGGGAAATTCTTCTGAAGGTAGTTCAATGTATAATTATAGAGCGAGATCAAAGCTGGTCTAGGGTTTGGGTGCTGGTACAATCCGGCCAAACCTGTAGGATAGCCTTCTGCAGCTTTCACAAGAACCTCCTCGGCCTGTCTCAACACTCTGGTGAACTTCATGATGCTATGTGGAAGTAAAGAGGTTGTGTAAAGTAATAGTCCTTCAAACGTAATatagaaaaaaatgtcACTTGGTTGGTTGAATTttggtgcacgggtgtcAATGCCACCCAAACAAAATGG
It encodes the following:
- the MCI4 gene encoding Mci4p, encoding MKFTRVLRQAEEVLVKAAEGYPTGLAGLYQHPNPRPALISLYNYTLNYLQKNFPEHSVYRQSVEAMTKSRLKIVEENEIKEVIENKIGGGLIEEIVVQANDELALAKDLSSLKAWEELEEKPLDDQWVYFGKKINE